From Streptomyces sp. NBC_00237, a single genomic window includes:
- a CDS encoding alpha/beta fold hydrolase, with protein MVESENPDTRMVEALRTSLKEIERLRERNRALTAAAREPIAIVGMACRYPGGVRSPEDLWQLLADGGEGITAFPDDRGWDPGLYDPTPGVPGRSTTGQGGFLHDAGDFDAGFFGIGPNEALVMDPQQRLLLENSWEALENAGIDPVSLRGSRTGVFAGVMYHDYFGSFGSGSIVSGRVAYTLGLEGPTLSVDTACSSSLVTLHLAAQSLRQGECTLALAGGVTVMASPGTYVEFSRQGALSPDGRCRSFAEGADGTGFSEGVGMLVLERLSDARRLGHQVLAVVRGSAVNQDGASNGLTAPNGPSQQRVIRQALGVAGLSPADVDVVEAHGTGTALGDPIEAQALLATYGQDREVPLWLGSVKSNVGHTQAAAGVAGVIKMVMAMRHGVLPRTLHAQEPSSKVDWDAGKVRLLVEEQPWGATGRPRRAGVSSFGISGTNAHTIIEEAPSADGEVLAEAEPDAPVTLWPLSARSAQALPAQAGRLYDYLRERPALHPSAVARALGTRRSAFGHRAAVFGTGQEQLLAGLRALADAAPTPTAVTGRSRAGTRTAFLFTGQGSQRPGMGLELRARYPVFAEAYDAVDARLGLGLAELLAGDGADVVHRTRYAQAALFAFEVAMFRLLESFGVRPDLLAGHSVGELAAAHVAGVLDLDDACTLVAARGALMQALPEGGAMVAVEATEEQVRTRLDGRVGLAAVNGPNAVVLSGEEEAVLAAAEGFGRSKRLVVSHAFHSPLMDGMLDEFRAVAEKLTFHEPRIPIVSTLTGKLADGEQLRDPGYWVRHVRETVRFADAVDSLAASGAGRFVELGPDAVLTGMARTCVGDDGTVLVALGRRKGSETTALAAGLARLYTDGLAPDWAALFPGTARAELPTYAFRHERYWLNAEVALTVGALAEPVLPATGAATEVTLASAGSVEAGPLRRRLAEASPDEQETLLTEVIRTQVASVLGHAGAEAVEPDDVFLEIGLDSVSAAELRGALGTVLGSTLPAGVIFDHRTPIALAAALREHLADGGRAPAGADAGLESISGLVRRASADGRMEQAVHLLRTVADILPGFSSLAEFGEVPDPVRLATGDAGPRLVCLPSPMALGGAHQYARFARHFQGRRDVVVPTVPGFGPGEALPRTVDAVVDVVVEGIRRACRDDRPYLLVGYSSGGQFAHAAAEIMEKAGRPAEGVVLLDTYLPGDDGKDDLWRQMFDGMLDRESSFGGFGTARLAAMSRYSDLIQDCLPGALTAPVLFVRPKESFATGTGTDDWRADWPAAHEAVDVPGTHFTILEEFADTTAEAVETWPTDVAESDAKAPE; from the coding sequence ATGGTCGAGTCCGAGAACCCGGACACCAGGATGGTCGAGGCCCTGCGGACCTCGCTCAAGGAGATCGAGCGGCTGCGGGAGCGCAACCGTGCGCTGACCGCGGCAGCCCGGGAACCGATCGCGATCGTCGGCATGGCCTGCCGCTACCCGGGCGGAGTCCGCTCCCCCGAGGACCTGTGGCAGCTCCTGGCGGACGGCGGCGAGGGCATCACCGCGTTCCCCGACGACCGGGGCTGGGACCCCGGCCTGTACGACCCGACGCCGGGCGTACCCGGCCGCTCCACCACCGGGCAGGGCGGATTCCTGCACGACGCGGGCGACTTCGACGCGGGGTTCTTCGGCATCGGCCCCAACGAGGCCCTCGTCATGGACCCGCAGCAGCGGCTGCTCCTGGAGAACTCCTGGGAGGCCCTGGAGAACGCCGGCATCGACCCCGTCTCGCTGCGCGGCAGCCGCACGGGCGTGTTCGCGGGCGTGATGTACCACGACTACTTCGGCAGCTTCGGCTCCGGCAGCATCGTCTCGGGCCGGGTCGCCTACACCCTCGGCCTGGAGGGCCCGACGCTCAGTGTCGACACGGCCTGCTCCTCGTCGCTGGTCACCCTGCACCTGGCCGCGCAGTCGCTCCGGCAGGGCGAGTGCACGCTGGCGCTGGCCGGGGGAGTGACGGTGATGGCTTCGCCGGGCACCTACGTCGAGTTCAGCAGGCAGGGCGCCCTCTCCCCGGACGGCCGCTGCCGCTCCTTCGCCGAAGGCGCCGACGGCACCGGCTTCTCCGAGGGCGTGGGGATGCTCGTTCTTGAGCGGCTGTCGGACGCGCGGCGTCTCGGGCATCAGGTGCTGGCGGTGGTACGGGGCTCCGCGGTGAACCAGGACGGTGCCTCGAACGGTCTGACGGCGCCGAACGGTCCCTCGCAACAGCGGGTGATCCGGCAGGCGTTGGGCGTGGCGGGGCTGTCGCCCGCCGATGTTGACGTGGTCGAGGCGCACGGCACGGGGACGGCGTTGGGCGACCCGATTGAGGCGCAGGCGCTGCTGGCCACGTACGGACAGGACCGTGAGGTGCCGCTCTGGCTGGGGTCGGTGAAGTCGAACGTGGGGCATACGCAGGCGGCCGCGGGTGTCGCGGGCGTCATCAAGATGGTGATGGCGATGCGGCACGGGGTGTTGCCGAGGACGCTGCATGCGCAGGAACCGTCGTCGAAGGTGGACTGGGACGCGGGGAAGGTGCGCCTCCTGGTCGAGGAACAGCCGTGGGGGGCGACGGGGCGTCCGCGTCGGGCGGGTGTGTCGTCGTTCGGCATCAGTGGCACCAACGCCCACACCATCATCGAAGAGGCACCGTCCGCCGATGGCGAGGTCCTCGCGGAGGCCGAGCCCGACGCCCCGGTGACCCTCTGGCCGCTCTCCGCCCGGTCCGCACAGGCCCTCCCGGCGCAGGCCGGACGTCTGTACGACTACCTGAGGGAACGGCCCGCACTGCATCCCTCGGCCGTCGCCCGCGCCCTCGGCACCCGGCGCTCCGCCTTCGGCCACCGCGCCGCCGTCTTCGGCACCGGCCAGGAGCAGCTGCTGGCCGGTCTGCGTGCCCTCGCCGACGCGGCGCCCACCCCCACGGCGGTGACCGGCAGGTCCCGCGCCGGGACGCGCACGGCGTTCCTGTTCACCGGCCAGGGCTCCCAGCGCCCCGGCATGGGCCTCGAACTGCGCGCCCGGTACCCGGTGTTCGCCGAGGCGTACGACGCGGTCGACGCCCGCCTCGGTCTCGGTCTGGCCGAGCTGCTCGCGGGCGACGGAGCCGACGTCGTCCACCGCACGCGGTACGCGCAGGCCGCGCTGTTCGCCTTCGAGGTGGCCATGTTCCGGCTGCTGGAGTCGTTCGGGGTGCGTCCCGACCTGCTTGCCGGACACTCCGTCGGGGAACTCGCCGCGGCTCATGTGGCGGGGGTGCTCGACCTGGACGACGCCTGCACGCTGGTCGCCGCCCGGGGCGCTCTGATGCAGGCGCTGCCCGAGGGCGGCGCGATGGTCGCCGTGGAGGCGACCGAGGAGCAGGTGAGGACTCGGCTGGACGGCCGGGTCGGGCTCGCCGCGGTCAACGGCCCGAACGCCGTGGTGCTTTCGGGTGAGGAGGAGGCGGTGCTCGCCGCCGCCGAGGGCTTCGGCAGGAGCAAGCGGCTCGTCGTCTCGCACGCCTTCCACTCCCCCCTGATGGACGGCATGCTCGACGAATTCCGGGCCGTGGCCGAGAAGCTGACGTTCCACGAGCCCAGGATCCCGATCGTGTCGACCCTCACCGGGAAACTCGCCGACGGCGAGCAGCTGCGCGACCCCGGCTACTGGGTGCGGCACGTGCGGGAGACGGTCCGGTTCGCCGACGCCGTGGACTCCCTCGCCGCCTCGGGCGCCGGGCGCTTCGTCGAGCTCGGTCCTGACGCCGTACTGACCGGAATGGCCCGTACCTGCGTCGGGGACGACGGTACGGTCCTGGTCGCTCTCGGCCGCCGCAAGGGCAGCGAGACGACGGCTCTGGCGGCGGGTCTCGCCCGGCTGTACACCGACGGTCTCGCCCCCGACTGGGCCGCGCTCTTCCCCGGTACGGCCCGCGCCGAACTTCCCACCTACGCGTTCCGGCACGAGCGGTACTGGCTGAACGCGGAGGTGGCCCTCACCGTCGGAGCGCTCGCCGAGCCGGTGCTCCCCGCCACGGGCGCGGCCACCGAGGTGACGCTGGCGAGCGCCGGATCCGTGGAGGCCGGGCCGCTGCGGCGGCGGCTGGCCGAGGCGTCGCCCGACGAGCAGGAGACGCTGCTGACCGAGGTGATCCGCACGCAGGTCGCCTCGGTCCTCGGCCACGCGGGAGCCGAGGCCGTCGAACCCGACGACGTCTTCCTGGAGATCGGCCTGGACTCGGTGTCCGCCGCCGAACTGCGCGGTGCCCTCGGCACCGTCCTGGGCAGCACGCTGCCCGCCGGTGTCATCTTCGACCACCGCACGCCGATCGCCCTCGCCGCAGCGCTGCGCGAGCACCTGGCCGACGGCGGGCGGGCCCCGGCCGGTGCGGACGCCGGCCTCGAATCGATCAGCGGGCTGGTGCGGCGTGCCTCGGCCGACGGGCGGATGGAGCAGGCCGTCCACCTGCTGCGGACCGTGGCCGACATCCTCCCCGGCTTCTCGTCCCTGGCCGAATTCGGCGAGGTACCCGACCCGGTGCGGCTCGCCACCGGCGACGCCGGGCCCCGGCTCGTCTGCCTGCCGTCGCCGATGGCGCTCGGCGGCGCCCACCAGTACGCCCGTTTCGCCCGGCACTTCCAGGGCCGCCGTGACGTCGTGGTGCCCACCGTTCCGGGCTTCGGTCCGGGAGAGGCGCTGCCACGGACGGTGGACGCGGTGGTGGACGTGGTCGTCGAGGGCATCCGCCGGGCCTGCCGGGACGACCGGCCCTACCTCCTCGTCGGCTACTCCTCCGGTGGCCAGTTCGCGCACGCGGCGGCCGAGATCATGGAGAAGGCCGGACGGCCCGCCGAGGGTGTCGTGCTGCTCGACACCTATCTGCCGGGCGACGACGGCAAGGACGACCTCTGGCGGCAGATGTTCGACGGCATGCTCGACCGGGAGTCGTCCTTCGGCGGCTTCGGTACCGCCCGCCTGGCCGCCATGAGCCGCTACAGCGACCTGATCCAGGACTGTCTGCCGGGCGCTCTGACGGCACCTGTGCTGTTCGTCCGGCCCAAGGAGTCGTTCGCGACCGGCACCGGCACCGACGACTGGCGGGCCGACTGGCCCGCCGCGCACGAAGCGGTCGACGTCCCCGGTACGCACTTTACGATTCTGGAGGAATTCGCGGACACCACCGCCGAGGCGGTCGAGACCTGGCCGACCGACGTGGCGGAGAGTGACGCGAAAGCACCGGAATAG
- a CDS encoding ABC transporter ATP-binding protein: protein MHTSQDLRQTEAVRLEAVSKIYGRGDSKVAALRGLSMGFADGTFTAVMGPSGSGKSTFLHCAAGLAQPTSGRVVVGGTDLSGLDDDQLTKLRRNRIGFIFQAFNLLPALTVMENITLPLQLAGERPDKGLIRNVVQRVGLAERLGHLPSELSGGQQQRVAIARALVTRPAVVFADEPTGALDTRTAGAVLSLLRESVDNARQTLVMVTHDPVAASYADRVVFLADGAFAGELLRPTAEAVAARMTRLGAWEDDNQRQAVSQPSGGRF, encoded by the coding sequence GTGCACACTTCACAGGACCTCCGTCAGACGGAGGCGGTACGGCTCGAAGCCGTGTCGAAGATCTACGGCCGAGGCGACAGCAAGGTGGCCGCGCTCCGCGGGCTCTCCATGGGCTTCGCCGACGGCACCTTCACCGCCGTGATGGGACCGTCCGGCTCGGGCAAGAGCACCTTCCTGCACTGTGCCGCGGGGCTCGCCCAGCCCACCTCCGGAAGGGTCGTCGTCGGCGGTACGGACCTCTCGGGCCTGGACGACGACCAGCTGACCAAGCTGCGCAGGAACCGGATCGGTTTCATCTTCCAGGCATTCAACCTGCTGCCCGCCCTGACGGTCATGGAAAACATCACGCTGCCCCTGCAACTGGCGGGCGAGCGACCCGACAAGGGCCTGATCCGCAACGTGGTGCAGCGCGTCGGCCTGGCCGAGCGGCTCGGCCACCTGCCCTCCGAGCTGTCCGGCGGCCAGCAGCAGCGCGTCGCCATCGCCCGTGCGCTGGTGACCCGCCCCGCGGTGGTCTTCGCCGACGAGCCCACCGGCGCCCTGGACACCCGTACCGCGGGTGCCGTCCTGTCCCTGCTGCGCGAGTCCGTCGACAACGCCCGCCAGACGCTGGTCATGGTCACCCACGACCCGGTCGCCGCCTCCTACGCGGACCGCGTGGTGTTCCTCGCCGACGGCGCCTTCGCCGGTGAACTGCTCCGGCCGACGGCCGAGGCCGTCGCCGCCCGGATGACCAGGCTCGGTGCCTGGGAGGACGACAACCAGCGCCAGGCCGTGTCGCAGCCCTCCGGGGGTCGGTTCTGA